The following coding sequences lie in one Enterococcus sp. 9E7_DIV0242 genomic window:
- a CDS encoding undecaprenyl-diphosphatase, translating to MYTIDVQLFRAVNNLANRFAWLDAVGTFVATYFPFFLAAFLVVKWFQKRKDAAYRVVLLLSIITFVISEVIAKLLGKLYEHVQPFAALPEVHQLIEKDIGNSFPSDHTVLIFSFMIVLFLHTKTKSRYVYLLVAILAGLSRIFVGVHYPSDVIVGATIAIVVGCFCYYLLKNSIALEKTEAVFSTIEARIFGEVK from the coding sequence ATGTATACAATAGATGTTCAATTATTCCGTGCTGTTAATAATTTGGCCAATCGATTTGCTTGGCTTGATGCGGTTGGAACGTTCGTAGCCACCTATTTTCCATTTTTCCTGGCTGCTTTTTTAGTAGTTAAATGGTTTCAAAAAAGAAAAGACGCAGCTTATCGTGTGGTGTTGCTGCTTTCGATCATCACTTTTGTCATTTCAGAAGTCATCGCAAAGCTGTTGGGCAAACTATATGAACATGTGCAACCATTTGCGGCATTACCAGAGGTTCATCAGTTGATCGAAAAAGACATCGGCAACAGTTTTCCGAGTGATCATACCGTGCTTATTTTCAGCTTTATGATTGTGCTATTTCTTCACACAAAGACAAAAAGTCGGTATGTGTATCTGCTGGTGGCTATTCTAGCAGGGCTTTCAAGAATCTTTGTTGGCGTTCATTACCCATCGGATGTGATTGTTGGCGCAACGATTGCAATAGTCGTCGGTTGTTTCTGCTATTACTTGTTAAAAAATAGCATAGCTTTAGAGAAGACTGAGGCAGTTTTTTCAACTATAGAGGCTCGTATTTTTGGGGAAGTGAAATGA
- a CDS encoding helix-turn-helix domain-containing protein, whose amino-acid sequence MELNEKLKQLRKEKNWTQEQLAERLFVSRTAVSKWESGRGYPNIDSLKSISQLFAVSIDELLSNEELLIVAETENRSDRLTTLDLSYALLDFLVFLCLFLPLYGEREGDIIRMVSLFFSSELTTPRGIIFLVIFSMIGLIGLAELLAYLMKKNHWMHWGNRVSLGVHTGMVLLFSQAFLPYVTAYLFMIFIIKVILLIKTKK is encoded by the coding sequence GACACAGGAACAGCTGGCAGAGAGGCTGTTCGTTTCCAGAACGGCTGTTTCCAAGTGGGAAAGCGGCAGAGGCTATCCAAATATCGATTCATTGAAAAGCATCTCTCAGTTATTTGCTGTGTCTATTGATGAACTGCTATCGAATGAAGAGCTGTTGATTGTTGCAGAGACAGAAAATCGTTCGGATCGTCTGACAACTCTGGATCTAAGCTATGCTTTGCTGGATTTCTTAGTGTTCCTATGTCTGTTTCTCCCTTTATATGGAGAAAGAGAAGGCGACATCATTCGTATGGTTTCCCTGTTTTTCTCGTCAGAATTGACGACACCCAGAGGGATCATATTTCTGGTTATTTTTAGTATGATCGGGTTGATCGGTCTGGCGGAGTTACTCGCATACTTAATGAAAAAGAACCATTGGATGCATTGGGGAAATCGGGTTTCATTAGGCGTTCATACAGGTATGGTACTGTTATTTTCTCAAGCGTTTCTCCCTTATGTAACAGCGTACTTGTTTATGATTTTTATAATAAAAGTTATTTTGTTAATCAAAACAAAAAAATAG